In Desulfovibrio sp. X2, a single window of DNA contains:
- a CDS encoding CBS domain-containing protein yields MADTRHPSPAPRSSRIQAETIITGHTGADFDCLASMIAAAKLYPGAALVFPGSQEKNLRNFYIQSAMYLFNFVAAKDLDPSAVRRLVVVDTRQRSRLPHVAQFLDLPGLEVHLYDHHPDAPDDLAASLEVYKEWGSCAAILTHEIMERGIALGPEEATVIALGTYEDTGNFTFPSTTPHDMRAVAWLLEQGLELNVVSDLLSRDLTADQVAVLNMLLSSAEILDINGIKVVITQASMEQYVGDFAVLVHKMMEMESIRVLFALGRMHDRITLVARSRTAEVDVGRICESLGGGGHAYAASASIKDRTMTQVRDELFALLYSEINPELRVSKFMSKPPVVVRRDTLLAKAADVMARYGLKAVPVVDETGALVGLIEHELADKAVSHGLGKVQVKEYMGREIASVTPETDLYRAMEIILGQRQRLVPVVEGTQVVGVLTRTDLIHILIEEPARIPESLQPDRKRERSVKTLLNERLPKEVLEILHRAGEIAEEMGFDVYVVGGFVRDLLLTRPNLDVDFVVEGDGIAFAGRLAEEYGGRVKQHDKFQTAVVILEDGRRIDVATARLEYYEYPAALPTVQLSSIKMDLYRRDFTVNALAVRLNPESFGRLVDFFDAQRDLKDKVLRVLHSLSFVEDPTRILRAIRFEQRFGFRIGGQTERLIRSAIQMQFFQKLTGSRIFHEFKLLCDEKNARLCLARMEEFKLLGQLQPGLELTPKKSALLEKIEEVLDWYRLLYREDASPEPWMIYLLCLCAEMEDGAAHALTERLGFSKREQREFLSLRTSVAQAFHAISLWVAHSGPVSELCFALEPLPLEGVLYLMARSTRDEVRKGISAYLARLRDVSIEIGGADLQRLGLPPGPEYGRILRLVRAARIDGRAERREEQLALARRMVEEILTANRPADALPAPREGG; encoded by the coding sequence ATGGCCGACACGAGACACCCCTCCCCTGCGCCCCGCTCCTCCCGCATCCAGGCCGAGACCATCATCACGGGCCACACCGGCGCTGATTTCGACTGCCTGGCGTCGATGATCGCCGCGGCCAAGCTCTATCCCGGCGCCGCCCTGGTCTTTCCCGGCTCGCAGGAGAAGAACCTGCGCAATTTCTACATCCAGAGCGCCATGTACCTCTTCAATTTCGTGGCCGCCAAGGATCTGGACCCGTCCGCCGTCAGGCGCCTGGTGGTCGTGGACACGCGCCAGCGCTCGCGCCTGCCGCATGTGGCCCAGTTCCTGGATCTGCCGGGCCTCGAGGTACACCTCTACGACCACCATCCGGACGCGCCTGACGATCTCGCCGCGTCGCTCGAGGTCTACAAGGAATGGGGCTCGTGCGCGGCCATCCTGACGCACGAGATCATGGAGCGCGGCATCGCGCTCGGCCCCGAGGAGGCCACGGTCATCGCGCTCGGCACTTACGAGGACACGGGCAACTTCACCTTCCCCTCGACCACGCCCCACGACATGCGCGCCGTGGCCTGGCTCCTCGAGCAGGGACTCGAGCTGAACGTCGTCTCGGATTTGCTCTCGCGCGACCTCACGGCCGACCAGGTGGCCGTGCTGAACATGCTCCTCAGCTCGGCCGAGATCCTGGACATCAACGGCATCAAGGTGGTCATCACCCAGGCCTCCATGGAGCAGTACGTCGGCGATTTCGCCGTGCTCGTGCACAAGATGATGGAGATGGAGAGCATCCGCGTGCTCTTCGCCCTGGGCAGGATGCACGACCGCATCACCTTGGTGGCGCGTTCGCGCACCGCCGAGGTGGACGTGGGCCGCATCTGCGAGTCTCTGGGCGGCGGGGGGCATGCCTATGCCGCCTCGGCCTCCATCAAGGACCGCACCATGACCCAGGTGCGCGACGAGCTCTTCGCCCTGCTCTATTCCGAGATCAACCCCGAGCTTCGGGTCAGCAAGTTCATGTCCAAGCCGCCCGTGGTCGTGCGCCGCGACACCCTGCTCGCCAAGGCCGCGGACGTCATGGCGCGCTATGGGCTGAAGGCCGTGCCCGTGGTGGACGAGACCGGCGCCCTGGTCGGCCTCATCGAGCACGAGCTGGCGGACAAGGCCGTGAGCCACGGCCTTGGCAAGGTGCAGGTCAAGGAATACATGGGCCGCGAGATCGCCTCCGTGACGCCGGAGACAGACCTCTACCGGGCCATGGAGATCATTCTCGGCCAGCGGCAGCGCCTCGTGCCCGTGGTCGAGGGCACGCAGGTCGTCGGCGTGCTCACGCGCACGGACCTCATCCACATCCTCATCGAGGAGCCCGCGCGCATTCCCGAGAGCCTGCAGCCGGACCGCAAGCGTGAGCGCAGCGTGAAGACGCTGCTCAACGAGCGACTTCCTAAAGAAGTACTTGAGATTCTGCACAGGGCCGGTGAAATCGCGGAAGAAATGGGCTTCGACGTGTATGTGGTCGGCGGCTTCGTGCGCGACCTCCTCCTGACGCGGCCCAACCTGGACGTGGACTTCGTGGTGGAGGGCGACGGCATCGCCTTTGCCGGGCGGCTGGCCGAGGAATACGGCGGCCGGGTCAAGCAGCACGACAAGTTCCAGACCGCGGTGGTCATCCTCGAGGACGGCCGCCGCATCGACGTGGCCACGGCCCGTCTCGAATATTACGAATACCCCGCCGCCCTGCCCACGGTGCAGCTCTCGTCCATCAAGATGGACCTCTACCGCCGCGACTTCACTGTCAACGCCTTGGCCGTGCGCCTCAACCCCGAATCCTTCGGCCGCCTCGTGGACTTCTTCGACGCGCAACGGGATCTGAAGGACAAGGTCCTGCGCGTCCTGCACTCCCTGTCCTTTGTCGAGGACCCGACGCGCATCCTGCGCGCCATCCGCTTCGAGCAGCGCTTCGGCTTCCGCATCGGCGGCCAGACGGAGCGGTTGATCAGAAGCGCCATCCAGATGCAGTTCTTCCAGAAGCTCACGGGGAGCCGCATCTTCCATGAATTCAAGCTGCTGTGCGACGAGAAGAACGCCCGGCTCTGCCTTGCGCGCATGGAGGAGTTCAAGCTCCTGGGCCAGCTCCAGCCCGGGCTCGAGCTCACGCCGAAAAAGTCCGCCCTGCTCGAGAAGATCGAGGAAGTCCTCGACTGGTATCGGCTGCTCTACCGCGAGGATGCCTCGCCCGAGCCGTGGATGATCTACCTGCTCTGCCTGTGCGCGGAGATGGAGGATGGGGCCGCGCACGCGCTCACGGAGCGCCTCGGCTTCTCCAAACGGGAGCAGCGGGAGTTCCTTTCCCTGCGCACCTCGGTGGCCCAGGCCTTCCACGCCATCTCTCTCTGGGTCGCGCATTCCGGTCCGGTCTCCGAGCTCTGCTTCGCCCTGGAGCCCCTGCCGCTCGAGGGAGTGCTCTACCTCATGGCCCGCAGCACGCGCGACGAAGTGCGCAAGGGCATCTCGGCCTATCTCGCGCGGCTTCGCGACGTGTCCATCGAGATCGGCGGTGCGGACCTGCAGCGCCTCGGCCTGCCGCCGGGGCCTGAGTACGGCCGGATCCTGCGCCTCGTGCGCGCGGCCAGGATAGACGGCCGCGCGGAACGCCGCGAGGAGCAGCTTGCCCTTGCCCGCCGCATGGTGGAGGAGATCCTGACCGCGAACAGGCCCGCGGATGCGCTGCCTGCACCACGCGAAGGGGGCTGA
- a CDS encoding LOG family protein, translating into MTRKRYVAVIGAGEATSQAETAAREIGRLLAIEGFCLVTGGLGGTMRAACEGARSAGGHTLGLLPGLVRDQANEFVEFPLVTGLGQMRNFLVVANADVVIAVDGGWGTLSELALARKTGKTVIALGRYSTLEGVVPAASPDEAVDLAKRYFK; encoded by the coding sequence ATGACCAGAAAGCGGTACGTGGCAGTCATCGGGGCCGGCGAGGCGACTTCGCAGGCCGAGACTGCCGCCAGGGAGATCGGAAGGCTCCTGGCGATCGAGGGCTTCTGCCTCGTCACCGGCGGGCTCGGAGGGACCATGCGTGCGGCCTGCGAAGGCGCGCGTTCGGCCGGTGGCCATACCCTCGGGCTGCTGCCCGGTCTCGTGCGGGACCAGGCCAATGAATTCGTTGAATTTCCCCTGGTCACGGGGCTCGGTCAGATGCGCAACTTCCTCGTGGTGGCCAACGCCGACGTCGTCATCGCCGTGGACGGCGGATGGGGAACGCTTTCGGAGTTGGCCCTGGCCAGAAAAACGGGCAAGACGGTCATCGCGCTCGGCCGCTACAGCACCCTCGAGGGAGTGGTGCCCGCGGCGTCCCCGGACGAGGCGGTCGACCTTGCCAAGAGATACTTCAAGTGA
- a CDS encoding HIT domain-containing protein encodes MSRQVLWAPWRLDYILGPKPDTCVFCLPETTEEDEERLVLHRGESAYVIMNKFPYNNGHLMVAPYRHVSCLTDLTEDESFEVMSLVRRCVGVLRKAFNPHGINAGFNLGEAAGAGIAAHLHFQIVPRWNGDNSFMAVFGETSVIPEHLRSTYTRLRPLFVG; translated from the coding sequence GTGAGCAGGCAGGTCCTGTGGGCTCCCTGGCGCCTGGATTACATCCTGGGCCCCAAACCGGATACATGCGTCTTCTGCCTCCCCGAGACCACGGAGGAGGACGAGGAACGCCTGGTACTTCATCGCGGAGAATCCGCCTACGTGATCATGAACAAGTTTCCCTACAACAACGGACACCTCATGGTCGCGCCCTACCGCCATGTGAGCTGCCTCACGGACCTGACCGAGGACGAAAGCTTCGAGGTCATGTCGCTCGTACGGCGCTGCGTGGGCGTCCTCAGGAAGGCCTTCAATCCGCACGGCATCAACGCCGGTTTCAACCTCGGCGAGGCAGCCGGGGCGGGCATCGCCGCCCACCTCCATTTTCAGATCGTCCCCCGCTGGAACGGGGACAACTCATTCATGGCCGTGTTCGGAGAGACGAGCGTCATTCCCGAACATCTCCGCTCAACCTACACCCGGCTGAGGCCGCTCTTCGTCGGCTGA
- a CDS encoding lipopolysaccharide assembly LapA domain-containing protein, translating to MRYLKVLILALIFVASMIFFIQNTPIFSETIQLQLEILGYRWTSVAMPIYLVVLLSFLLGAVLAILYFFIEKVRLSGMLRSATAKVKKLEDEVASLRAAQETPSYSSYSNTSSASSDSVSSTYGTTTDEDSAS from the coding sequence ATGCGCTACCTCAAGGTGCTCATCCTGGCGCTTATCTTCGTCGCCTCGATGATCTTCTTCATCCAGAACACGCCGATCTTCTCCGAGACCATCCAGCTGCAGCTCGAGATTCTCGGCTACCGCTGGACCTCCGTGGCCATGCCCATCTACCTCGTGGTGCTGCTCTCCTTCCTGCTGGGCGCGGTGCTGGCCATCCTCTACTTCTTCATCGAGAAGGTCCGCCTGAGCGGCATGCTCCGCTCCGCCACGGCCAAGGTCAAGAAGCTCGAGGACGAGGTCGCCTCCCTGCGCGCGGCGCAGGAGACGCCCTCCTATTCGTCCTATTCCAACACCTCCTCCGCCTCGTCCGATTCGGTCTCCTCGACCTACGGCACGACGACGGACGAGGACTCCGCCTCCTAG
- a CDS encoding tetratricopeptide repeat protein: MTSWSWLKELFGETNDEGAGLPSDMEGYAPPSRDTLAAIGELSRAVKNNPDAIELYLALGNLYRAQGELERAVQIRTNLIERHDIPRDITAKVLYELGRDYKRAGFLDRALNALEKARELAGNEPPILVELARLAAEAGEFEAAADLYGKIGHAPAQAHYLVRQAVELLGKEQATEGLRLIDRALEVHPGSPEAWVETVILDLQAGFPEGSEQHIARALHEVAPELRFLVLELMLGYLSRGTPGHESPEARATLAGRLLSPLEAHAPDVLLQFYGGLLRQALGDHEGAAIWFERSLLLNPDFWPARLEMLARALAEEPVSPMLSEQLQYFVARAREVKRFMCRACGLKRERVFYLCPRCQSWHSIGYRMRLTE, encoded by the coding sequence ATGACCTCCTGGTCATGGCTGAAGGAACTCTTCGGCGAGACGAATGACGAGGGTGCGGGCCTGCCTTCCGACATGGAAGGATACGCCCCGCCCTCCCGCGACACCCTGGCGGCCATCGGCGAACTGAGCCGGGCGGTCAAGAACAATCCCGACGCCATCGAGCTCTACCTCGCCCTGGGCAACCTCTACCGGGCCCAGGGCGAGCTCGAGCGCGCGGTGCAGATCCGCACCAATCTCATCGAGCGCCACGACATCCCGCGCGACATCACCGCCAAGGTGCTCTACGAGCTCGGCCGCGACTACAAGCGGGCCGGTTTTCTCGACCGTGCCCTGAACGCCCTGGAAAAGGCGCGTGAACTGGCGGGCAACGAGCCGCCCATCCTGGTGGAGCTTGCCCGGCTCGCGGCCGAGGCCGGGGAGTTCGAGGCCGCGGCCGACCTCTACGGCAAGATCGGCCACGCCCCTGCCCAGGCTCACTATCTCGTGCGCCAGGCGGTCGAGCTGCTCGGCAAGGAGCAGGCGACGGAGGGGCTGCGCCTCATCGACAGGGCTCTCGAGGTCCATCCTGGCTCGCCCGAGGCCTGGGTGGAGACCGTCATCCTGGACCTGCAGGCGGGCTTTCCGGAAGGCTCGGAGCAGCACATCGCCCGGGCGCTGCACGAGGTCGCTCCGGAGCTGCGCTTCCTGGTCCTGGAACTGATGCTCGGCTACCTTTCCCGGGGCACGCCGGGACACGAGTCGCCCGAGGCCCGGGCGACGCTCGCCGGGCGCCTGCTCTCCCCGCTCGAGGCCCACGCGCCGGACGTGCTCCTGCAATTCTACGGCGGACTTTTGCGCCAGGCCCTGGGCGACCACGAGGGCGCCGCGATATGGTTCGAACGAAGCCTTCTGCTCAATCCCGACTTCTGGCCTGCCCGCCTGGAGATGCTGGCGCGCGCCCTGGCCGAGGAGCCGGTTTCACCCATGCTCTCCGAGCAGCTGCAATATTTCGTCGCCCGCGCCCGCGAGGTGAAGCGGTTCATGTGCCGCGCCTGCGGGCTCAAGCGCGAGCGCGTCTTCTACCTGTGCCCCCGCTGCCAGAGCTGGCATTCCATCGGCTACCGCATGCGGCTTACGGAGTGA
- the mutS gene encoding DNA mismatch repair protein MutS: protein MAASAPGRITPMFEQYLRIKEEHPGALLFFRMGDFYELFFDDAEVAARELQIALTCRNPSQENPVPMCGVPHHAVDNYLPLLLDKGYKVAICDQVEDPKQAKGLVKREVTRVLTPGTLVEDNGLSAKIHNYLAALVFDASRGEGALAFIDVSTGEWSGFSARSEPGLWQWLLKLGPRELLLPPGFKVPHQYGELRERVTYVPELFFDVRAAGDRLLKAQGVVDLATLDLGDKPDLVRACGALLAYLAQTQRQEMGHLGQFQPLNLGRYLILDEITERNLEIFRTLDGRTGRGTLRSVVDRTMTPMGGRYLEVRLRQPWREQKPIERTQAAVALLAQRQELREGLRGALDKVYDLERLSTRIVLGRATPKDFAALRNSLAMLPGIGTVLNELIASTDTPPEALAHAAEDWDAMEDLCERLRTTLADSPPPTITEGGLFKSGWHAELDELLELAEHGEAKLQEMLEQERQSSGLPKLKLGFNKVFGYYFELSRASGQEPPAHFVRRQTLANAERFVTQELGELEDRILQAAGKRRELEYRLFLELREAMAQARPRFMDMARRLARIDYWQSLAETAVLCEWRQPSLHRDLRLRIRSGRHPVVEAVQGSAGFVPNDLSMDEESRLLLITGPNMAGKSTVLRQAAIIAILAQIGSFVPAAEAEIGLVDRVFSRVGASDNLAQGQSTFMVEMMETARILRQATRRSLVILDEIGRGTGTFDGMALAWAVVEELARRASGGIRTLFATHYHELTSLEGRVEGLRNFTIAVREYKGEIVFLRRLVPGPSDKSYGVEVAKLAGVPQNVVQRARELLSELERKREGVGEQHRAIIGQSLLPGLPRPQAPAEPQGPAEPLPHPVLDALRAIRPDALSPMQALQMIYDWKATLEKEE from the coding sequence ATGGCCGCATCCGCTCCGGGCCGCATCACGCCCATGTTCGAACAGTACCTCCGCATCAAGGAGGAACATCCCGGCGCCCTGCTCTTCTTCCGCATGGGCGACTTCTACGAGCTGTTCTTCGACGACGCCGAGGTGGCGGCGCGGGAGCTGCAGATCGCGCTCACCTGCCGCAACCCGAGCCAGGAGAACCCCGTGCCCATGTGCGGCGTGCCGCACCACGCGGTGGACAACTACCTGCCGCTGCTTCTGGACAAGGGCTACAAGGTGGCCATCTGCGACCAGGTCGAGGATCCCAAGCAGGCCAAGGGACTGGTCAAGCGCGAGGTCACGCGGGTGCTCACGCCCGGCACCCTGGTCGAGGACAACGGACTTTCCGCAAAGATCCACAACTACCTCGCCGCCCTGGTCTTCGACGCCTCGCGCGGCGAGGGGGCCCTGGCCTTCATCGACGTCTCCACCGGCGAATGGAGCGGCTTTTCGGCCAGGAGCGAGCCGGGGCTCTGGCAGTGGCTCCTGAAGCTCGGCCCGCGCGAGCTCCTTCTGCCCCCGGGCTTCAAGGTCCCGCACCAGTACGGCGAACTGCGCGAGAGGGTGACCTACGTGCCCGAGCTCTTCTTCGACGTGCGCGCCGCGGGCGACAGGCTGCTCAAGGCCCAGGGCGTGGTGGACCTCGCTACGCTCGACCTCGGCGACAAGCCCGATCTGGTCCGCGCCTGCGGGGCGCTCCTGGCCTACCTGGCCCAGACCCAGCGCCAGGAGATGGGCCACCTGGGGCAGTTCCAGCCCCTGAACCTGGGCCGTTACCTGATCCTGGACGAGATCACCGAGCGCAACCTCGAGATCTTCCGCACCCTGGACGGCCGCACGGGCCGGGGCACCCTACGCTCCGTGGTCGATCGGACCATGACCCCCATGGGCGGCCGCTACCTGGAGGTCCGGCTGCGCCAGCCCTGGCGCGAGCAAAAGCCCATCGAGCGCACGCAGGCAGCCGTGGCCCTGCTCGCGCAGCGCCAGGAACTGCGCGAGGGCCTGCGCGGCGCGCTGGACAAGGTCTACGACCTCGAGCGACTCTCCACGCGCATCGTGCTCGGCCGGGCCACGCCGAAGGATTTCGCCGCGCTGCGCAATTCCCTGGCCATGCTGCCCGGGATCGGCACGGTCCTGAACGAGCTCATCGCCTCGACCGATACGCCGCCGGAGGCCCTGGCCCATGCGGCCGAAGACTGGGACGCCATGGAGGACCTGTGCGAGCGGCTCAGGACCACCCTGGCCGACTCCCCTCCCCCGACCATCACCGAGGGAGGGCTGTTCAAGTCCGGGTGGCACGCCGAACTGGACGAGCTCCTGGAACTCGCAGAGCACGGCGAGGCCAAACTGCAGGAGATGCTGGAGCAGGAGCGGCAGTCCTCGGGGCTGCCCAAGCTCAAGCTCGGCTTCAACAAGGTCTTCGGCTACTATTTCGAGCTTTCGCGCGCCTCGGGCCAGGAGCCGCCCGCCCATTTCGTGCGCCGACAGACCCTGGCCAACGCCGAGCGTTTCGTCACCCAGGAGCTCGGCGAGCTGGAAGACAGGATCCTGCAGGCCGCGGGCAAGCGCCGCGAACTGGAGTACCGGCTCTTTCTCGAGCTGCGCGAGGCCATGGCCCAGGCCCGGCCGCGCTTCATGGACATGGCCAGACGCCTCGCGCGCATCGACTACTGGCAGTCCCTGGCCGAGACGGCCGTGCTCTGCGAATGGCGCCAGCCGAGCCTGCACAGGGATCTCAGGCTGCGCATCCGCTCCGGCCGCCACCCGGTGGTCGAGGCCGTGCAGGGTAGCGCCGGGTTCGTGCCCAACGACCTGTCCATGGACGAGGAGTCGCGCCTGCTGCTCATCACCGGCCCGAACATGGCGGGCAAGTCCACGGTGCTCAGGCAGGCGGCCATCATCGCCATCCTGGCCCAGATCGGCTCCTTCGTGCCCGCGGCCGAGGCCGAGATCGGACTCGTGGACCGGGTCTTCTCGCGCGTGGGCGCCTCGGACAACCTGGCCCAGGGCCAGAGCACGTTCATGGTCGAGATGATGGAAACCGCGCGCATCCTGCGTCAGGCCACGCGGCGAAGCCTCGTCATCCTGGACGAGATCGGCCGCGGCACCGGTACCTTCGACGGCATGGCCCTGGCCTGGGCCGTGGTCGAGGAACTGGCGCGACGCGCCTCGGGCGGCATCCGCACCCTCTTCGCCACGCACTACCACGAGCTGACGAGCCTCGAAGGCCGCGTGGAGGGCCTGCGCAACTTCACCATCGCGGTGCGGGAGTACAAGGGCGAGATCGTCTTTCTGCGGCGCCTGGTCCCCGGTCCCTCGGACAAAAGCTACGGTGTCGAGGTTGCAAAACTTGCCGGAGTGCCGCAAAACGTCGTGCAGCGCGCCAGGGAACTCCTGTCCGAACTGGAGCGCAAGCGCGAAGGCGTGGGCGAGCAGCACCGCGCGATCATCGGACAGAGCCTTCTGCCCGGCCTGCCCCGGCCTCAGGCCCCGGCCGAGCCGCAAGGACCTGCGGAACCCTTGCCGCATCCCGTGCTGGATGCCCTGAGGGCCATAAGACCCGACGCGCTTTCGCCCATGCAGGCGCTGCAGATGATCTACGACTGGAAAGCCACGCTGGAGAAGGAAGAGTGA
- the lysA gene encoding diaminopimelate decarboxylase — translation MNHFEYRDGHLFAEEVPVADIVRHHGTPTYVYSAATFRRHFQAFDSAFAGLPHLVCYSVKANSNIHILKLLGEMGAGVDIVSGGELFRALKAGIPGEKIVYSGVAKTDEEIEDALRAGILMFNAESLGEIAAIDAAAGRLGVRARISLRINPDVDPKTHPYISTGMKKNKFGLDMDTALQGYIMARDMKNLDPVGIDCHIGSQLTTLEPFLEALDKVLGFYGKLKDLGIYVNYLDLGGGLGITYDEEEPPQPSAFGAALTERLKDLPLTLVLEPGRVICGNAGILVFNTVYTKQTPVKKFVIVDAAMNDLVRPSLYGSYHRIEEVDKKSRPVETVDVVGGICESTDFLARDREMPAVEPGECLAAFSAGAYGMTMSSQYNSRRRAAEVLVDGREEKLIRRRETYEDLIEAELDL, via the coding sequence ATGAACCATTTCGAGTACCGTGATGGCCACCTCTTTGCCGAAGAGGTGCCAGTGGCCGACATCGTCCGCCACCACGGCACACCGACCTATGTCTACAGTGCGGCCACGTTCCGCCGCCACTTCCAGGCCTTCGATTCGGCCTTTGCCGGCCTGCCCCATCTGGTCTGCTACTCGGTCAAGGCCAACTCCAACATCCACATCCTGAAGCTCCTCGGCGAGATGGGCGCGGGCGTGGACATCGTCTCGGGCGGCGAGCTCTTCCGCGCGCTCAAGGCCGGAATTCCGGGCGAGAAGATCGTCTACTCCGGGGTCGCCAAGACCGACGAAGAGATCGAGGACGCCCTGCGCGCGGGCATCCTGATGTTCAACGCCGAGTCCCTGGGCGAGATCGCGGCCATCGACGCCGCGGCAGGCCGCCTCGGGGTCAGGGCGCGCATCTCGCTGCGCATCAACCCCGACGTGGACCCCAAGACCCACCCTTACATCTCCACGGGGATGAAGAAGAACAAGTTCGGCCTGGACATGGACACGGCCCTTCAGGGCTACATCATGGCCCGGGACATGAAGAACCTCGATCCCGTTGGCATCGACTGCCACATCGGCTCGCAGCTCACCACGCTCGAGCCGTTCCTCGAGGCCCTGGACAAGGTTCTCGGCTTCTACGGCAAGCTGAAGGACCTGGGCATCTACGTGAACTACCTCGACCTGGGCGGCGGCCTCGGCATCACCTACGACGAGGAGGAGCCCCCGCAGCCCTCGGCCTTCGGCGCGGCCCTCACGGAGCGGCTGAAGGACCTGCCCCTGACCCTGGTCCTGGAGCCCGGCCGCGTGATCTGCGGCAACGCGGGCATCCTGGTCTTCAACACCGTCTACACCAAGCAGACGCCGGTGAAGAAGTTCGTCATCGTGGACGCGGCCATGAACGACCTGGTGCGCCCCTCGCTCTACGGCTCGTACCACCGCATCGAGGAGGTGGACAAGAAGAGCCGTCCCGTCGAGACGGTGGACGTGGTCGGCGGCATCTGCGAGTCCACGGACTTCCTGGCCCGCGACCGCGAAATGCCTGCCGTGGAACCCGGCGAGTGCCTCGCGGCCTTCTCGGCCGGTGCCTACGGAATGACCATGTCCTCGCAGTACAACTCCCGCCGCCGCGCGGCCGAGGTGCTGGTGGACGGCCGGGAAGAGAAGCTGATCCGGCGTCGCGAGACCTACGAGGATCTCATCGAGGCCGAGCTCGACCTCTAG
- a CDS encoding flagellar biosynthesis anti-sigma factor FlgM, giving the protein MEGGSLDERPEEQEGLPRGREHPHQRAQRIAEIKRQIREGTYRPPLLAVADELLNGGHLSFDHDDE; this is encoded by the coding sequence ATGGAAGGCGGCTCGCTCGACGAACGGCCCGAGGAGCAGGAAGGGCTCCCTCGTGGCCGCGAGCATCCACATCAACGCGCGCAGCGGATCGCGGAGATCAAGCGCCAGATCCGGGAAGGCACCTACCGCCCCCCGCTTCTGGCCGTGGCCGACGAACTGCTGAACGGCGGACATCTGAGCTTCGATCACGACGACGAGTGA
- the secG gene encoding preprotein translocase subunit SecG, with product MSGIVLTLHIIACLVLIVLVLLQSGKEGMGVIFGGGSSSVFGSSGAGGLLVKATAVLAVIFLLTSLTYNRLTGVKAVATDSIMMTAPEPKAEAAKPKPEVTFEEPAKPQAPTAAQDQAASPAPEQKAPQAPAEGQKAQ from the coding sequence TTGAGCGGAATTGTTCTCACATTGCACATCATCGCCTGTCTGGTGCTCATCGTCCTCGTCTTGCTGCAGTCCGGCAAGGAGGGCATGGGCGTCATCTTCGGCGGCGGCAGCTCGTCCGTGTTCGGCAGCTCCGGCGCCGGCGGCCTGCTGGTCAAGGCCACGGCGGTTCTCGCCGTGATCTTCCTGCTGACCTCCCTGACCTACAACAGGCTCACCGGGGTCAAGGCCGTTGCCACTGACTCGATCATGATGACCGCGCCCGAGCCGAAGGCCGAAGCGGCCAAGCCCAAGCCCGAAGTGACCTTCGAGGAGCCCGCCAAGCCGCAGGCCCCCACTGCCGCTCAGGACCAGGCCGCGAGCCCGGCGCCCGAGCAGAAGGCTCCCCAGGCCCCGGCGGAGGGACAGAAAGCCCAGTAA
- the tpiA gene encoding triose-phosphate isomerase — MKKLMAANWKMYKTRAEAEATAREMVRLIAPGLPEDRELLVFPPFTALAAVAGAFAGQKSFAVGGQNFWPHGEGAFTGEIAPGMLLDAGCTWALAGHSERRWVLGENDDLVGEKVAYGLQKGLSMVLCIGEKLEERRAKKVEEVLDRQLERGLVPAAREFANRLAVAYEPVWAIGTGEVAGREEIRQAHAHTRDRLVQMMGEKALEIPLLYGGSVKPDNASEILALDNVDGVLVGGASLTAESFSRIALA; from the coding sequence GTGAAGAAGCTGATGGCCGCGAACTGGAAGATGTACAAGACGCGGGCCGAGGCAGAGGCCACGGCGCGCGAGATGGTCCGTCTCATCGCCCCGGGCCTGCCCGAGGACCGGGAGCTGCTGGTCTTTCCGCCGTTCACGGCCCTGGCCGCCGTGGCCGGAGCCTTTGCGGGGCAGAAATCCTTCGCCGTGGGCGGGCAGAACTTCTGGCCGCACGGCGAAGGCGCCTTCACCGGCGAGATCGCGCCCGGCATGCTGCTCGACGCGGGCTGCACGTGGGCTCTGGCAGGCCATTCCGAGCGCCGCTGGGTCCTGGGCGAAAACGACGACCTGGTGGGCGAGAAGGTGGCCTACGGCCTCCAGAAGGGGCTCTCCATGGTCCTGTGCATCGGCGAGAAGCTCGAGGAGCGCCGCGCGAAAAAGGTGGAGGAGGTCCTCGACCGCCAGCTCGAGCGCGGACTCGTGCCCGCTGCGCGTGAATTCGCGAACAGGCTGGCCGTGGCCTACGAGCCGGTCTGGGCCATCGGCACGGGCGAGGTCGCGGGCCGGGAGGAGATCCGCCAGGCCCACGCCCACACACGTGATCGTCTGGTGCAGATGATGGGTGAAAAGGCCCTGGAAATCCCCCTGCTGTACGGCGGCAGTGTCAAGCCGGACAACGCTTCCGAAATTTTGGCGCTTGACAATGTGGACGGTGTATTGGTAGGTGGCGCAAGCCTGACGGCTGAAAGCTTTTCGCGCATTGCGCTGGCTTGA